The Dokdonia sp. 4H-3-7-5 genomic interval TCTTGAGATTAAACTCTATTCTAATTTTAGGGTGAGTCTCAAGAAATTGTTGAGCCTTATCTTCCCATACATATGGCGAGAAGCCTTCCTTCTGTTGCAATATGGTGTCAAAAAAGTTCCAGTTAAAGAAACTATCTGTCGCCTCTGGCTCTAGCGTTTCTAGAATGTAGCGTATTCCTTTTTGGTCTGTAGGTACTATGTAGCCACCTCTTGGTATGGTAACTTCTTCTTCAGAAGTTTTTAAACTGGTGTTGTAATGTAAATAATGACCTTCATAAGGGCTATTTCGAGTTTCATAGGTGTCTATATGATATACTTGAGCAACAAATGTCGTGTCCTTTTTAAGCTGATCAAACTTAATGTCATTTGCCTTTAAGATAAGCGCAACATCTCTGTAACCCCTTGGGATTACATAAGCTTTTGGTATCATTACCTCCTTTGTAGGCTTAAAATAATCGTAGTAAGTAACTTTTTTAGTAAAAGGTTTATTAACGTCATATTTAAGACGTTCCTTCCCGGTTACTTCACTAGGTTGCATCCTTCCTTCATATCCTAAGAAGTCTAGAGTGGTGGTTTTTGTGGTGTCTAACTCAAATTGTACAGGATAGGTTTCCGCTTTCGCGAAAGCGTTAAAAGCACTTTCACGCATTTCTTTAATCTTCGTGCCGTTTTCGGCAGTGATTTTTAAGATGCTTTTCATTAATTCGTACGTTCCTTCCACTCTAGGTTTGTAGGGTTTGAGCATGTGAGTTTCTACCATAAGTCCTATGGTGTTCCATAGCGAGGTGAAACCCGTCGAGTAGCGTGGGTAATCCATAAACTGGCTAAAGCCTTTTTCTGGAGTGCTATTAAAGACGTTCACATAAGGAGTAATTTCCCAGTCTTTTGTCTTAAGGTCTTCCTCTAGCATAGGCTGGAACTCATCATGTACGTAGTCACCTAATGCTCCTCCCAGTTTGTTGTGTTGTGTAAAGAGATGTGTGAGCGTGTATTGATAATCTGCGCCATTGCTTACGTGATTATCTATAAAAACATCTGGCTCAATCATGTGATAAATTTCTGCAAAAGCGGCAGCGTTTTTTGTGTCACGCTTTATAAAGTCACGGTTAAGATCATAGTTTTGTGCATTTCCTCGGAAACCATATTCTTTTGGTCCATTCTGATTGGTTCTCGTCCCGCTATTACGGTTAAGAGCGCCACCCACATTATAGATTGCAATCGCACTTACCCATGTGTTTTCTGGGGCCTCTATCTTTCCTTGTGCGAGGTCTCGCATAAGCATCATAGTTGCATCGATTCCGTCTGACTCCCCAGGGTGAATACCATTATTAATGAGAATACGACGCACATCTTTATCGTCAGAAAACTCACTGTCAAAACTTCGATTAGGATTAAAAGTAACTAGCGTGAGCGGTTCGCCAGCATCAGTCGTGCCTACTTCATAGGTTTTTATAGAGCGATATGCAGTATCAAGATCCTTATAAAAAGCGATGACTTCTTGGTAGGTTGGTGTTTCTGTACCTCCGCTTTTTTCAAAGCGCGTAGTAAAGTCTTTATTTTCTGGATTATCTTTTGTGTCACCACAACTTATGATAATGGCGAGTAGTGGGAGTAAAAAAAGTCTTTTCATTTGGTTGTACTTGAAGTGTGAAGATACAAATTGGCTCAAAAAATAAAAAGTAAGTTATTTTTGGATGTATAGTGTTTGAGTTACGCTTTCGCGAAAGCGTAAAAAAATTAAAAGAAAGGAGTGTACTGCAAGACTCTGAAGTCTATAGTATTGAATTGCGGATTTTCCTTTTTGAGTTGTTTGTATAGAGCAAGACTGCCCACGGCTCTATTTGCCGCTCCAGATGGTGCCGTGAGAGACACCGTTTTAATAGTGCGTCCTTGCCATTGAAACTGATGTACTCGCGGTACTTCGCTACTTACCACTTTCAACTTTACATCCTGTTCTTTGCAAGCTTTCCTAAAGAAATACTCAGGGCCATTTTTACTATTTCCGCCAGTGAATAATAGTGTTTCCACCTTTGGAGATTTGCTCAAGTAACCGAAAATATCTCTTAAGGTTACATTAGTCATTCCAATATCTGAGGCGTCTATTTTAATGCGTTCTGAGGAAGCGACGATATCACAAACACCAATATTACGAGATGTGAGAAAATCTTTGCGCTCTTGAATGGCTTGCTC includes:
- a CDS encoding M14 family metallopeptidase, with protein sequence MKRLFLLPLLAIIISCGDTKDNPENKDFTTRFEKSGGTETPTYQEVIAFYKDLDTAYRSIKTYEVGTTDAGEPLTLVTFNPNRSFDSEFSDDKDVRRILINNGIHPGESDGIDATMMLMRDLAQGKIEAPENTWVSAIAIYNVGGALNRNSGTRTNQNGPKEYGFRGNAQNYDLNRDFIKRDTKNAAAFAEIYHMIEPDVFIDNHVSNGADYQYTLTHLFTQHNKLGGALGDYVHDEFQPMLEEDLKTKDWEITPYVNVFNSTPEKGFSQFMDYPRYSTGFTSLWNTIGLMVETHMLKPYKPRVEGTYELMKSILKITAENGTKIKEMRESAFNAFAKAETYPVQFELDTTKTTTLDFLGYEGRMQPSEVTGKERLKYDVNKPFTKKVTYYDYFKPTKEVMIPKAYVIPRGYRDVALILKANDIKFDQLKKDTTFVAQVYHIDTYETRNSPYEGHYLHYNTSLKTSEEEVTIPRGGYIVPTDQKGIRYILETLEPEATDSFFNWNFFDTILQQKEGFSPYVWEDKAQQFLETHPKIRIEFNLKKSLNPDFANNWYAQLDWIHKKSSSYEKAHLRYPIVRMLN
- a CDS encoding uracil-DNA glycosylase family protein, whose protein sequence is MSVFKHTHPYPPFNIENATKLIVGTLPPPRFTEGTLKTGDVNFCYGSIDGQLWPILNKIFNLNLTFETTEQAIQERKDFLTSRNIGVCDIVASSERIKIDASDIGMTNVTLRDIFGYLSKSPKVETLLFTGGNSKNGPEYFFRKACKEQDVKLKVVSSEVPRVHQFQWQGRTIKTVSLTAPSGAANRAVGSLALYKQLKKENPQFNTIDFRVLQYTPFF